The sequence below is a genomic window from Coffea arabica cultivar ET-39 chromosome 4c, Coffea Arabica ET-39 HiFi, whole genome shotgun sequence.
tttcattttattttatctactTGATCAGAATGTTCTACTTTTTGCTTTTGATGAGATTTatacaattttttaaatttagctTGTTGTCTAAAATGCTTCTGGTTAATGGAAAATGCAGTTATGCAATTTGCGGCCCAGCGTCCAGGTGGTATTGGAGTTCCTGCTGTTGGCATGGCCTTCCCGGGATATGTTGCCCAACCCCAAGTTGGTGGTTTAGGGAATTCTGAGATGACTTGGTAATCATTTTTCTCAACATTTTCATCTGATTTTCCTACTAAAAATCTCAGAGATTTGAATGTGTGTTCTTTTGGCTTCTAAGTTCCAACATATTGAGtatgattttctatttttttgtctatttgatttcgAAACGGGAATCAATTTCCTGCACACTACTTATGACCAGCAATTGACATATGAATTAGGACTATGCTTGTGGATACTATGCTGATTCTGGTGTTAACCTATTGACTTTATACTAGTGCAATCTTGATTACAAAGCTAGCCTTattgtgagataaaaaaggagAGTTTCACTTCCTTGTTAACagcttgaaaattattttgcaaGTTTAGTATTGAAACCTCTATAATTCAGTGAGCGTATAATGCAATAGGGGGAGTTATGagatgaattaattattttggtTGGAGCAGTTCTGACCAAACACTTGAATGGTCCCCGGGGGCACAAAGTGTTTGTTAAATAAAGCTTTGAACAGGTGACTTGGAAGTGATTACAGTTGTTCTAAACAATTAGTGAATGCAAGAATATGGTCAGAGCTACAATCCCCCCTAGGTAATCTTGTAATGCTTCCTTTGAAATGAAAAAAGTTTagccttcttttcctttctccgTTAATTGCTTCCTCTCTAAATTTTTCATCTTGACTTTAGCCTTTGGATGGTTATCTGAAAGAAACCATCAAGAGTTAGATACTCTCAAATTGTAGTCTGTATTGAAAATCATTGGTCCTGTCTGTTTTTGGAATTTAGTATTAGAAATTGGCTTGGAAGCAGTGCAGAATCTAGTCAGGAAAGAgttgtgttttattttttcccttgaAAAGATTATATTTGGATTCTGGGCACTGTGGTTTTTGGGAAGGTAGAAGGTTGGATGCTTTGAAGCGATTAGCCTTTCAGATGGTGTTAGTTGTTTATAGTGGCAGATAGGACTTGTAAGGATTGATTCTCTAAAGATCAAGCAATAATGGAGATGATGATGTATCATGTGATGACAACAAGATGGATTGGATATGGGTACTGAGGTATTTGTAGACCCACCTCTTTAGGATGGCCCCCATGCCACTGTAACCAGGGGTTCGAACAGAGCAATAAAGGTTAGAAGAGCTAGTTTGGTTTTTGTTGGGACAAAGATTTTCATTTGCAACACACAACTACAAATCCCATTGTCCGTTGTAGTTCAATAGACTACCACTAGTGTTCTTCAGGATGGCAATAACTTTCTTTTCTGCTGTATGGACCTCTGCAATGAACTTCTGATTAGCATTTGAAGTAGAATTTCAAGCTTGTTTTGTTCGTGTAATCTGATTCCTTGGTTTCTTTCCTAAAAACGTTGCATTGTGTGTGAATTTTCAGTTAGGTTTCTAAAATAATAAAGCTGACAATTTTTCCATTGTTCTCAGGCTACCTGTTTTGGCTGGTGCTGCCGGAGCTTTGGGTGCTTCTTATTGTTCGCCATATCTTGCTATGGATGGCTCTTATCATGCACGCCCATCTGGACAGGCATCTTCACCGGCTGCTGCTTCAATGTCAGTAGAGTAACCAGATATTCATCCTTTTTCAATTGTATATGCACAGCTGTCTTCACCACATGATAATATGTTAAGATTATTCTCGAATATGCTGTTTTTTTGATATTATTGGCTTCATCCGTTGACTTTACAGTTTATCACTGTAGTGTATTTTGTTTGTTAGTGCAAATATGTTTTTGACCTTATTGAGATTGGTCAAAATGCTATTACCAGTGTAGAGCATCCTTCTTGTCTGTTATTTGAGATGTGTCAGTATGCTATCCAGCTTTCTTTAGTTGAATTACGACCTGCGGACGTACTTTTTCATGGTAGTTTGTGACATTTTATGCTTTGTAAATGATCTTATTAATGCTTCGGTGGCCTATTAACTTTTTACTTTTTAGCTGATTTCTTTCAGTAAATAGATGACAGTAAATCCTGATTTTTTCTTGGTATTCAGTGCTTGATACAtgttttacttatttctttctttttgttttggttaaCCTGATTCTTACTATTCAATTGCAGCAAAGAAAATAATGCTGACAAGCCTAATAACGAATGGAATCCCTCACAGAGGCCTGGTAAGATACAATTGCTGCTTTTTTACTGCCTGCGGGGTTTGTGACTATATTTTGTCAGGGACAATCTTATGATTTCTCATCATAGCTCATTCATTCTCTTCCATTTTCAGAGGTCTCAAATGATGATTTTGTACAGCAACAAAAGAAGCCCATCAGGTATATCTGATCATTTGCCTTATTCGTGTTTGGTGTTGATAGTTGCAATTTTTTCTTATAACTTTTAGCTCTTGTGTGACCCTTTCTGCTAGGCTATCTTCTTCTCCTTCCcactactctctctctctctctctctcggtgtCATTTAGGAACTAAACCATTCCCACCCCCAGCTGAATTCTGCATAAGTGGATAAATGTTGACTAAACCAGTCTATTGTAGtaaacttatttatttatttatttttgtttcttctttgtcTGTGCAGATACTCAGAGATGAAATTTAACCAGTGAAGTTACTAGATAGGTGGACCTAGTTTAAATAAGCTATCAAGTTGTACATTTTCCCAAGCAAAGTATTTCATTTGTGGGTGTAGCAAAATTTGAGTACTACTTATGGTGCTGCAGGCCTCCTTCCACGCCCTCTGTTGTCTCCAGTTGTTGATCTGGTGCACTTTGGGCTGCCATTGTACTCTGAAGTACTTTAGGTTGGTAATGGAATTTTTAACTTTTGTTAGTGTGCTTATTGGTAATCATGTGCTTTATACTCTGGTTTGCGATACACGTTAAATTTCTCAGGGTTGGATTTCTGGTCTCTCTGTCTTATACTGTTGCATttgagaaattgatttatttggtGGGTATATTATGCAGGTGGTGAGGGGGGGGGAGGGAGGATCCATAGAATGTTATTAGCTGATCACTTGAGTATTCTGAGTGTATACTCTCTAAGGTTTAACTTGTGTGGATGTGTATGGACTGATTAGGTAATGATTGTTTTTTGTCTTGAAATCAAAGAGACATGTTCTGTAAAgctttttttgttgaaaaagcaTTTTGCATTGAAATACTGGAAgatgttgcaatatttctttgcACCTGTTTTGCACCCAAGGACACTGGTGGTAACAGGATTAACTATTTTGTGACCTGTAATGCTATATTTGGAATTTGGACATCAATCAGTACAGACTGGAGGTTTTTATCTTCTGCACTGATATATGCTTTTGAGATTGAATATCTTACTCTTTGCTAGAGATTTGTCCTGAGTTTGTTATTGAAATCCTGCACCATTTAGCTCTTTTGATTGAAAAGCCAAGGATACGTGATCTATAGTTAATGCCTATTAGAATTCTGTCTTGTCATTTCACCAATCTTGTTAGATTTCTGTATGATTTTATTGCCACTGTGGATTGTCAATATTCAGCATATCATCTATTGAGTCGAGTCTTGGATCATTTGTTCTTTTTGTGCCCTTTTTGGTGTTTCCAGGTATTATGTGACAAACACCCTCCTTATGCTGctttattcaaagaaaaacAACACAGCTTGACGGGTGGTAGTTCAATATTCTAATAGGCGGTAAGAGCCAGAGGGTTCCCATGCTTTATGTTGatatttgaaattgaaagaTTATAGATAAATGACGTTCCTCCTTTTTCAATGTCAGGTTCTTTTGGCTTGGTTTTTATCATGAAGCGTGTGAGAAGTGTATCTGGCTTCTTGAAAAAAATTTATGGAAAAGAACAAGATATTGTTGTGCAGCAGCTGTTTGCTTCGTGAGACTAAGGTTTTTTGTTCTATTGGATGGTTTTGGTTGTCTTTTTTGGTTCATTTTATGATTAGTTGTcgtaatttttgagaaatttactAATGGTGCGAGGGTACATTTGGTGACTGGATTCTTAtaaagtgagaaaaaaaattgtatttgcTATAATGTTTTGTAATATTAGTTTTGCTTACAAGGACTTGGTGGCTATATTACCTTGTTCAACCACGTCAGCAAAATTTTCAATAATATCACATTTTATAGTTGTTTTTGAAACTGGATATAGTTGGGTGTTGACGTTTAATTCATGTGTAGGGTGCGTCTGGTTGTTTTGAATTGTTTTTCTGGATGATCTTATTTAGGAATATCCAGCTGCCTCGAGCTATTGTTGTTGTCATTGTCATTGTCATTGTCATTGTCATGCCTTGCAATCGCAGGCTATGGATTTTGAGCCATTGTTTGAACCATTTTTCTACTTGATTGCTTTGGTGGGTACTTCTTTGTTACCTTTGAACAATGTACAAACTAACCAGTGAAGAAATTTAAGTTTGGTTGGCAAGGGATTCCATGCGAAGCTTAGTGGGTTCTATCAAAAATCGATCCCACAAGGCTGAAGTGGGAAAGAGGAGGAGGAACTTCTCACTTTGATTAAAAGCAAGTTTTCGCAAACCCTGCATCATCCTTCGGAATTCTCTGAAACGGTGGTTTCATTTACCGGTAGGGAGAATTACACAAGTAGTTCCTCATATATtacaaatatgaaaatttaGTCCTTCAGATTGAAAATGATCAATTTTAGTCCTTATCAAATAAAAAAGGATCAATTTAAgttctttttcactttttctattgatttttgtcGGAAATATCTCACGCGCATACCACGTGGCTAACTTTTCGAGGATAAAAATGTTAAATCACTTATCTGTTGACTAAAATCATAGTGTAAAAGACGAATACTTTccaaaattcttcttcttcttcatttcaacCAAATCTAAAAGCAAAGCTTTATTTCCATGGCAAAACTACTAACTTGTAATTGCGGTGTACCAGCTAGGGTGAAGTCGTCGTGGACAGCTGAAAATCCAGGAAAGAGGTTCTATGGTTGCGCTTACTATGAAGTAAGTGTGCctgatttttgtttcttttttcttttagaaaatGTGAGATTTGAAGAGATAATTTTGAACAGCATAATGGTGGCGGCGACTGTGGCTATTTCAAGTAGTATGATACAGACAGTTGTGAGAGGTGCAATAAATTAGTGAGACACACAATAAAATTGACGAAGAGATTAAGAGAATTGGAGGCAAAGTTGGAAGAAACAAGACGCAAggagaaaatgatgaaattgtTGCTGTTTGTAGCGTTTGTTTTCGTAGTGCAGAATTTGTTGAGTAAAGATTGAGTTGTAACTAGCATTTGTTGGCGCAGGTGGTGAACTGGGAACTGGGTGGCTTTTATTTGCTGTATTTAGGTTGGGTTATGTTTAGTGGCCCTATTGATTGTACAAATAAGAGTTGGAATGTaataatgaagcttaagttctCTCTggtatattgtgattttttctTGAATATGAGCTTACAACATAAGATAGAATAAAAGTCTAGCTTgaaagataatgaagatgataaTGGCGATATTATAAGCGAAGAAAGAGTAAAAAGTGAACCAATAATCAGTCCCTTCAAAAATAAGAACAGCATGCATTCCATTGCAATGAAAAAATAGCACATAATCGAGCCAAATACATTCATTACAATACGcctcttataaaaaaaaaatgcaatgaatTAAAAAATCAATTCCATTGCTCCAAAAAAAAGTCCGCTGAAGTCGAATATAAGGCAAAAAGGTGAAAAATAATCCATTTGTAGCACTTTCAGAAGTAAATATCTTTTGCAGTCATCCTTTTTTGCAATAACATGCTGTAGTCATCTAGGCCTTTTGAGCCATCTTTGCAACACTTTTAGAAGTAGATATCTTTGCAGTCTTCTTTAGATTATGCATGTAGTAGACAATACTTACAGTCAATCCATGTGGTTCCCATAGGTGTCTCCTATAGAGAGAGGCCAATTTTGAATCACAACTACTTCGAGTGTGTTGAAATCTTCAACATATACCACATCTGTACTTGATTTTCTTACCCTGACAATTGGCAACCAGAAATTCAAGTAAATAATAGTATAGAAAGGAGTCAACATGCTATTATTAGTATGAACAAATAGAGAAACATGAACTGGAGATGGTGCATTCTTTGTTGTCATGTTGGAGTAGATGGTTGACTTGTTGTGAGTTGATCTGGAATTTGACTGATGAGATCAAACAAGACTTGGTCACTTGTATCAGTCTCCAAGCCACTTGCACCAAAAACTGTTTCAGGTGTGAAATTGGACTGCTTGTTTGCAATAGGAGTAGCATTTTGAGGCCGGTAATCTTTTTGGGAATGCTGAGGTTGGGACTGCTGAGTTTGGGACTGCTGAATTTGGGACTGCTGAGATTGGGACTGCTTGTTTGCACCAGGATTCACAATGTTAGGAGTCTGCTGTTTTGGCTAAGAACTACTTGTAACCACAGTAACTTGTTGCTGGACATTTCCTTGATCATGACTACTTGGACACTTCCTACTATTGTGGTAATTCTGTTTACATTTTCTGCACTTATAATCCATTAGATCAACTCTAGACAGTCTCTTTGTTTGTTCTTGAGAAGTTGTTGTAGCTGGTGGCTCATCTGGTTATCTCCTTCTTATCTTCTTTGGCTGGCCAGGAAGCTTGATGGTTTCAGGTGGCAAAACAAGCCCCTGTTTCAAATTCTTCCACAAATGCTCACCATTGAGAGGATATATTATGGGCCTATATGCCCTCATATAGGCCTCTTTTGAGTAGCATTCATGAACAAAGTTCTCGGGAGGCTCTTTTGTCAAAGCAATGACACTTATTGCATGAGCACAAGGAATGCCATTTAGTTTTCACCTTCTACAACTACAAGTTCTGCTAGCCAAATTCACAGTGTACCTATCCCCATACATACATCTCACATCATAATTTCAGTCCCCTGAAGGTGTAGCTATGCATGCATTAGAAGCTGTTTTTACCTTTtccaactttttaaaaattttgggaCATGCCTTTCATGTATACTTCTTCATCTACTCCCTCTTATTCTCTATTCTAACCATTAAATAAAGTCGTTTTGTTTCTAACATACCTAGTATAGGCCTCTCCCTTGTTTCTAAAATGCTGGAGTTGAAACTCTCCAAAGATTATTCAATAAAATGTCACATTTAGGGGAGGTTCTGAAGTAAGTTTTGGACCATTGCTGCGGTGTTGTGTTGTCAAGCAACCATTGAAGTGCACCCTCATCAACTGCTTTCAAAACTTCCATCAAAGCCTTGAACAGATTTTTGTAAGGAGCTCTTGCAAGTACCCAAATTCTCTCATTTAATGTCAAACCACCATGTAGTTTTTTAAAGTTATTGTACATGTGTCTCACACACGTCCTATACTCCACATCTGAAAGCAACTCTTGAATAGATTGAATCAGTCCCTTCAACaaataaaaaagtgaaaatagattatcaaattaaaacTAGCAAACTCAGCTTAAAAAAACCCCAGAAAAATACACTAACATACCTTTTGTTTATCAGTAATAATTGTCCAATGATTTTCATCTCTTATTTGGAGGTTATTCAGCAATTCACCCACGAACCATTTTCAAGTCAGCTTATTTTCTATTTCCACCACAGCATAGGCAATGGGATACAATTGATTATTGGGGTCAATTCCTATAGCTGTAAGCAACACACTGCTGTGAGGTCCTCTAAGATGGCAGCCATCTAACCCGACAACAGGCCTACAACCGCTTAAAAAGCCTGTCTTGCATGCATTAAGACAAATATACAACCTCTCAAACCTATCTTCTCCCTCATCATCTTCAACAGTGGTCATGAAAACATTTGAGTGAGAATTAGCCCTCTTTACTTCCCTACAATAGTTTTTTAGTTTGTTATATTGGATTTCATGTTCACcattaacaaaattttttgtctttttcttggTTCTATAAGCTTGCCACCTAGAGATATTGACATTAACATTAGTCTTCACTTTGTCTGTGAGTGTACTCACCTTCATGTCAGCCATAACAGCCAGCTCCTTTTTATATCTATCAACCAGAAAAGTTAAATTTGCTAGTCTGTGGTCAAATGTCCTCCCATAACTGTGTTCACCTTGTATgctcttgatttgaaaaatctttTTGTCTAGCATAACAGCTGTAGAAACTTTCCAGCTATAGTCCTTGTAATAAGCCATAGCTCTTTTGCCATCATTTTTACTGAACTTTATCTTCCTTCCGTGAACCACTCTATGGCTCTTGCATGCCTTTATGAACAATTGCTTACAAGTAAAAATCTGTTCAACCTCAAATTTGGGATCGACCATATCAGTTTCAGGGTTAAATTTTGAAAACTTAGCTCTTTTTCTTGGCTAATCTTCTTCTTCTGAGTCACACCAATTATCAAATTCATCTGAGTCAGTAGCATCTTCTTCCATCTCAACACCCTTCACTTGACATGTTCTCTCCTTTATACCCTTATTTGATTTataatttttgataattttctcTTATTCAGCTTTTCTGTCTTTAACAGATTTTACTATGTCTTCTTCATCACTAAACTCATAGTCACTATCAATGAATTTGTCACCATCACCAGGTTCATCATCTTCCTCAACATGTGTCTCATTCTTACTCTTCTTATTTCTCTCAACTTTTTTAGCCTGCTCATTATTTGTTAAAGATTTTTTCTTTAATGATTTCTCTTTTGGTGATTTGCTAATAGAATGTGCATTTTTTCCTGCATTCTGTACTTCTGAGTTTGTCCCATCTTGTTCTTTTTTAAAATTCTGATCAGCCCTCCTATATCTACTGCATTATCTCCTTTATCAGCAACTCTAATGTCAACTTCTGAAAGCATTTCACCTAAATTCTTCTCTCTTATAGCTGCTTCCTCTATGTGTTTATTAGCTCCAGACTCACCAGCAGCTATGCTATCCTTTTCACCCTCATTTTCAGATTGAGTTACAGGAATATTAGTCATCACTATTTCTTCTACATCAGAAGATTTTTCATGCACCTTACCACCCTGTTGATTTTCCTTAGGATCAGTCCTCTCTTTTGGTTTACATGGTCCAGCTTCATATTCACTTATGGAGTAGGTTTTTAAGTGCACAAAGTATACATCAACTAAATCATATTTCACTCCGTCTCTAACCAGATCTTGAACAACATCTTCACATAACACATACACTAACCCATCCTGCATGCTGTTTCCGGGTATTAAATAATAGTATATTACACTAAACTCGGGATAACTTAGTTTTTCTGCAACCCTATCAAGTGTACATATAGACCATCTGTTAGGATTGCAATAGTCAACAATTTTTACACTATCCTCACGGTATTCTTTGTTCGGCAACTCAGTGAAT
It includes:
- the LOC113740050 gene encoding uncharacterized protein, yielding MVDPKFEVEQIFTCKQLFIKACKSHRVVHGRKIKFSKNDGKRAMAYYKDYSWKVSTAVMLDKKIFQIKSIQGEHSYGRTFDHRLANLTFLVDRYKKELAVMADMKVSTLTDKVKTNVNVNISRWQAYRTKKKTKNFVNGEHEIQYNKLKNYCREVKRANSHSNVFMTTVEDDEGEDRFERLYICLNACKTGFLSGCRPVVGLDGCHLRGPHSSVLLTAIGIDPNNQLYPIAYAVGLIQSIQELLSDVEYRTCVRHMYNNFKKLHGGLTLNERIWVLARAPYKNLFKALMEVLKAVDEGALQWLLDNTTPQQWSKTYFRTSPKCDILLNNLWRVSTPAF